Genomic window (Alteromonas pelagimontana):
TGGGAGCCTGTAAATAGTGTGCTGACAGGTCCCATTGTCTATTTACAACCCGCCACCTCTTATGAAATAAAAATTTCGTTGAAGGAAGGTGACCGCGTAACGGATGAAATATCCCAGAAATTTACTACACGCCCTGATAAGCCGCCTTTTGACCCTGCTAAAACCTACAAGCTAGCCGACATTTACCGCGGCGGAACGCTGGATTTAGAGGAACTCAATATTCAGGGAAGCCCAGACGGCTGGGTAAAAATTGTTGGCGATGAAAACACGCCCATTGTCGCCGACGAGGATGACAAGCACGCTATTTTCGTTGGTGACAACAGCTATATTTATTTCGAAAATATCACCGTTCGTGGCGGTCGCGTACATGCAGTATATGGTGAAAACGCTCACCACCTCTGGATAAACAAGTGTGATATTTCGAATTGGGGCCGAGAGCCAAAAATCATGAAGAATGGCATTGCCTTTGAGGAAGAAGGCGCCGGGCCAATAAACTATGATGCAGGTCTTTATTTTCGTCAGTCGGGTGTCATTACCGTGGAAAATTGCTACGTTCATGATCCTGTTCCCTCGGCCAATGACTGGTCCGTTGCCCATCCTAAAGGGCCCACAGCATTTCTGGCCCATGCCAATCATCCAGATCCTGAATTTAAGGGGCAGATAATCCTACGCAACAATGTCTTTACCGGCGCACCGGATCATCGCTTCAATGATGTGATAGAGGGTAGAAAAAACGCAGAGGCGTTAGGCGGATTTGTCCGCGATTCAGCAATTTACAACAACATTTTAGCCTACGCCAACGACGACGGTATTGAACTGGACGGCGGACAAAGCAATGTATTGTTCTACAACAATGACGTGTCGCACACTTATACAGGCATAAGCGCCATTCCAGTAAGAGTAGGCCCGAGCTTTATCTTTAACAACTTTATCCACGATCTTGGCGATCAAACCGGCAAGCAGTGGGCAGCAATAAAACTGGGAGGCTTACTAACCGCACCCATGGGCAGAGCCTATATTCTGCACAACCTCATCACGGTGGCCCGAAACGGTTTAACGGCATCACGCTTTCAGGACGACAGTACGTTTTGGATATTGGCGCAGAACAATATTATTGTCACTGAAAAAGATAACAATATGGTGGGCTATAACGTGTATGATCCGGAACAGTTCGCTGGCTCTCTTTTCATCAATAACTTTATGTATAATGTCGCCAGCGGCGAGCCCAAGGTTAATGCCGTAATCACCGAACCATACGTTTATGAAAAGCTTCAGTCTCTTCATGGCGTTCAGCAGGTACTGGAAGCGCAAGGCAGTATGTTGTTGCCGGTATGCGACAAATACTACATTAATAACATCACGCAACTTTCTGAAGATGGCAAAAACTATATTTATGGGATCATCAAATAAGGCGAGCAATTGGCTCGCCTATTGCAACAATCAGTTATTCTTACAGGGAACGTATTTCAGCCCATGTCGTTAAAAGCCAAATCCATTGCCGGGGCATTTTTCAGTTTATCTGCCAACGGCTTTGCACAAATCATAAATTTTATTGTTTACGCCATTATGGCTCGCATTCTCGGCGTAGAAGAATTCGGCCTGGTCGCCATTTGTTTAATGGTGGTGGAGTTTTGTAATTTATTTGTCACTGTGGGTATAAGCCAGAATCTTATTCAGCGCAAAGAGTGGGACAACGATTTTGCCAGTCTCTCATTTTGGGTACTGATGGTGGTCTCGGCAGGCATTGCGGCGCTGATCTTTGCCGTAGCAGTGCCTATAGCTTATTACACCTACTCTGAGCTGGCGGCGCAACTTATTGCCGCACTTGCCATCATTCCCATTTCTAATGGATTCAGATTAATTCATAAATCCAAGCTGGAGCGGGAATTCCAAAATAAGAAATTAGCGGCTTACGATACCGCTGGCGTAATAATCGGCGGTATTGTGTCTGTAGTAACAGCCTTGCAGGGTTTCGGAGCCTGGGCGATTATCTATGGGAAGGTTGCGCAAAGCGTGGTGTCTACCGCGTTAACCTGTGCCAAATCTGATTTTCGTCCGCAAAAGGTCAAAGACAAAAGTCATCTACCGGAAATTATTTCTTTTTCTAAACCGCTTATTGCAATGTCTTTCGTAAACTTCTTTTCGCAGAAAACATCTAATATCGTGATTGCGTTTTTCCTCGGCGCCGCGACTTTTGCTTATTCATCAGTGGCCAGACAAGGCTTTTCTGTGATTAACAATCTTACCTTCCAGCCGTTAAACAGAATAGCACTGGCTGGGTTAGCGCGGGTTGACGAACTACGGTTGAAGAAAACTTTTAATCGAATCGTCAGCATGACTGCTATATTTGTTACCCCTATTTATTTTGGAATTGGCGCAGTTGCTCATCCTTTTATCGATTTGGTGTTTGGCGATAAATGGACTTCCAGTGCGTATCTTTTGTCTATTCTTGCCATCATGGCTCCCACACAGGTAATGGCTTACTACTTACCTAATCTGCTAATTTCCCGCGGATTACCGGGCCAGGCATTCAAGCTGAACATGATTAACCTTGTGGTGAATATGGCTCTGCCAATTATGGCGGTTCCATGGGGGCTATATGCGGTTATTGTTGCACTGGTCGTGGCGAATTACGTCACTGTGATTCTGAAGTTTAATGTGGTGAAGAAGCATTTAGGCATTGGAATTAGCGATGCCATTAAACATACCTGGATGTTTTCATTAGCGGGATTTACCATGTTTGCCAGCGTGCTTTATCTTGAGCGTATGCATGTGCTGCCTATTACCAACGTCTTTCTTGAACTAGCGGCCTTGGTAGGTATTGGAGCGATAATTTACGGTCTTATCCTGTTATTGTTCTTCCGACAAAAAACCTTCTCTGTCATTGGCGAACTTAAAAGGAATCCTATGCCAAAGAAGGTCGTAAAAGATAATCAGGTAGAGGCGTGATCAGGAAATGGTAAATGAAAGGCCGGTGAAAAAGTTCATCGGCCTTTTGCGGTTATACTAATCCCCCTTGATGTGTGCTCAGCTCAGAGACAAAGGCGGATTAATATTACATCCATAAATCAAACGGAAACGCGTTGTACAGTTTTTTCGCAATAGGAGTGAAATCTGGTGGCGAGACTATTTCGCGGCTTAACGCTTCTTCAATAGTCGTTACTTTGGGAATGTCTCTACGGCCGGTTCCCTGATAATAATCCTCGTACTTAAACATAGCTTCGCCACTTCCCGAGTCAAAGAAGATAGCAGGGACGCCGTAGGCTTCTGCAATAATTACCCCATGCAAGCTGCTGGAAATGACCAGCTTTGAATTGACGATGCTTTCAATGAAAGAACCGGGATATTGCATCGGTGTGACTAAGTGCTCCTCATGACCTGCATATTTAGCCATGTCATCATTCATATGATTGATAATGATGAAGTCTTTTTTCTGCGGTTGCTCCATTAACTTTTTAGGGTAAAAGTACGGAAGCAAAATGGCCGGGTCGCCATAGATTTGCGGTACTTCAATGTCGCGCTTCATCAGGTAATCACGGGTTAACGGCCCGCGTACGGCGCGCACGTCCAACTTTTTAAAGCGATTAACTTTGTCAGCCATTTTTTTATTTAAACCCGTGCCCCAGATAGTGTCACCGGTGTTGGCGAAGTGCAAAACAGATCCTACACTGACCAGCTTGTTGCTATGATCTTTTTTGTCGGTAATCTGCTTTCCTTTCATAGCAATGATTCGATTAACCAAGTCGTACGCGACATAATCGCCGATATTGGGGCGAGGGTCCTTCTTGGACTGCCACCAGAAAATCAGCTTTTTCTCTTCTTTATGCTTTTGTTTTACTGCCCAGTTATAAAACATCTGTTGTCCTTACTTACAAACTTCCTTTCACTACCGCGCTTGGCCGGTACTCGTTAAGAAAATCTTCTGGCTAATCTATGAATGACGCTTTCGCCGTTGTAGCGCATAAGTTCGTCATTCCCATTAAATTCTTTATGAAAACGCTCTGACCACTGCTGGTTTATCGCTTTACTCTGCTTCTTAGTCACCGGCGCCATGGGAACAGACTGAGGATCAATTTGCAGGTCCATGAAGTCAGCAATGCGTAATACAGCGCTGGCAGGATCGGCTTTTACGTCCTTAAAATTCAGCTCCATATACCGGCTGCCGGTAGCAGCAAAAGTGTAACGCCAGGATGCGTTTTCAAATATCACTCGCCGTAGCCCGTTATCAATTTCCTCAAAACGGTATTCCGGCGTTTTGTCACTGTCACCCTGCCCGGCTATCCATGATCCGGTTTGGCGTGCAATGGCTAAGGAAATGGCCTGTGCCACTACATCATCGCGACTAAGTAAAACAAAATATGCCTGAGGTAGCAGTTGCTTTAATTTTTCAAACCCGCCAAACGCCGCTTGTACGTGAGAATAATGAATTTTAATGCCAAACACACCGTTCGTAGAAGTACGTCTGGCCTTGAGCTCTTGCAATACAGAGGCTACATCATTTACACCGAACTTTTTCTTCCACTTCTCAAGGTTTTTGGCGTTTACGTACTCAAGCGGAAAACCAAATGCACCCGTCTCGCGCAACACATGACCTAGCATATGGCTACCAGAGCGAACCGTTGATGCAATAACCAGAATTTTACTGGTCGCCGTCTGATGAGGATAATCGTATTTATCCGCAAACTGATCCTCGTAGAGCTCCATGTTCCATTCCTCGTAGTGGCGTTAAAGGTGAAGCTGAGTCAGTTAGGCTCGCTGTCTTAGCTTCTTCAATGTTACGTTGGCGATATGACTGAGGGTCACTTTCAAACCCGCCATGTGAATGGATTTTGTTACCCACTTTACCTTATGCTTTTTCAGTGGCAGATAGACCAGTAACTGCGCCGCAACCCTCTTTCTGTAATGGGTTTTTCCAAGAAACAGTTTGTGTTTCTGGGCCGAACGTAAGCGTGAAACCGCCTCTTCTGGTGTCATGCTGGCAACTTTTGCGCCGATACCATCCATGTTCATAAAGCGATAGTAGAAAATCGCCCGAGGAATATTCACCAGTTTATATCCCAACTGATACAGACGAACATACATGTCCCAATCCTGTCCGTTCGGCAGTGTCTCATCAAACCGCTCTTTCAAGGCCAATTGGCGGCGAATACTAAACCCGCTCATTCCACAATACTGGTTCCCTGTACGTAAAACGTCTGCGTCGACAACCGGAGAAGGTTGGACGTAAATTTCGCTTTCTTTCCCTAAGTTTTGATAGCCGCTGACCACCGCATCGGCGCCATCTTCATACGCTTTAACATGCTCAAGTAAGTAATCCGGCATCCAGATGTCGTCATCGTCAAGAAAAGCGATAATGTCGCCGACCGCTGAATCCACACCGATGTTCCGCGCCTTATTTGCACCCGACGATTCTGGTAACAGCTTATGAACAAAATTGGTCTTGTCAGAAAATTCTTTAATTACATCATCATATGGCAAGGAAGATGCATCATTAACAACAATCACTTCTAATGGTTGCACAATCTGAGCAAAAACACCGTCCAACGCTTCTTTCAATTCTGCCGGTCGGTTAAATGTGGTTATTACTACGCTAACAGTTAAGCTCATAATGTCCCTGTGAATTTTGATTAAAGTTATTCCAATTGACCAAGGAAGTCTGTGGAGATTTCCATTTCATGAAAATTCAGGAGCAAGAATCATGCAAGAAATCTTAAAGCAGCAGTCGGAAAAGTATTTGGCGAGGTATCCGAAGATATTCTTCTGCCACGTTCCCAAATGCGCAGGGGTTTCACTTTCTAACGCTATTTATTCTTCAATTTATCCTTCATTTTTAAAAGCCACCAAATTCACCGGCAGCATCGACCTTAAAAGCAGCCGCGTGTGCAGCGAGCTATTAAACGTTGATATGATGACCGCTCGAGAGACGCATCTTATTTTCCACCTTAATGATCCTAAGATGATTTTCACCCATGGTCACTGTATTGCCCGTCCGTCGGTAGTGGGAAATTTTGCCAAAGACTGGCACTTTCTTACTATATTACGTAACCCGGTTGACCGTTTTATATCCGAATTTGTTTACAACAAGTTTAAGAAGTCAGAATGGCTCAAGCATGATGATGACATTGAAACCTATGTCGATTCAGAGAAGGGTTTAACCGCAGGATTAACGTATGCGAAATATTTTTCCGGATACACTAATCCTCATGAAATTATCGCCAATCGAGACACCGTTATAGAAGAAGCTGTTGCCAATA
Coding sequences:
- a CDS encoding glycosyltransferase family 2 protein, translated to MSLTVSVVITTFNRPAELKEALDGVFAQIVQPLEVIVVNDASSLPYDDVIKEFSDKTNFVHKLLPESSGANKARNIGVDSAVGDIIAFLDDDDIWMPDYLLEHVKAYEDGADAVVSGYQNLGKESEIYVQPSPVVDADVLRTGNQYCGMSGFSIRRQLALKERFDETLPNGQDWDMYVRLYQLGYKLVNIPRAIFYYRFMNMDGIGAKVASMTPEEAVSRLRSAQKHKLFLGKTHYRKRVAAQLLVYLPLKKHKVKWVTKSIHMAGLKVTLSHIANVTLKKLRQRA
- a CDS encoding right-handed parallel beta-helix repeat-containing protein, translating into MQISPFYSLFIIFLLSAGSALTACAPVSSQTTQAPSFPGQPGNAALQKIEEQQITTVEEATTLVANLAAAKKYSRLMKNLPTADNTQAAELLMQLRSGTPLLQAVNQLVADNPEATRAYVKAAMVLFPLERYEVYRSLKASSEIEAGKLNKWASSAGVLVAETVPVALSNDGSVFIQPLIESASVTLSGVTETTQATLQYREAGNSDTPWKSGRELVWEPVNSVLTGPIVYLQPATSYEIKISLKEGDRVTDEISQKFTTRPDKPPFDPAKTYKLADIYRGGTLDLEELNIQGSPDGWVKIVGDENTPIVADEDDKHAIFVGDNSYIYFENITVRGGRVHAVYGENAHHLWINKCDISNWGREPKIMKNGIAFEEEGAGPINYDAGLYFRQSGVITVENCYVHDPVPSANDWSVAHPKGPTAFLAHANHPDPEFKGQIILRNNVFTGAPDHRFNDVIEGRKNAEALGGFVRDSAIYNNILAYANDDGIELDGGQSNVLFYNNDVSHTYTGISAIPVRVGPSFIFNNFIHDLGDQTGKQWAAIKLGGLLTAPMGRAYILHNLITVARNGLTASRFQDDSTFWILAQNNIIVTEKDNNMVGYNVYDPEQFAGSLFINNFMYNVASGEPKVNAVITEPYVYEKLQSLHGVQQVLEAQGSMLLPVCDKYYINNITQLSEDGKNYIYGIIK
- a CDS encoding lipopolysaccharide biosynthesis protein, with amino-acid sequence MARLLQQSVILTGNVFQPMSLKAKSIAGAFFSLSANGFAQIINFIVYAIMARILGVEEFGLVAICLMVVEFCNLFVTVGISQNLIQRKEWDNDFASLSFWVLMVVSAGIAALIFAVAVPIAYYTYSELAAQLIAALAIIPISNGFRLIHKSKLEREFQNKKLAAYDTAGVIIGGIVSVVTALQGFGAWAIIYGKVAQSVVSTALTCAKSDFRPQKVKDKSHLPEIISFSKPLIAMSFVNFFSQKTSNIVIAFFLGAATFAYSSVARQGFSVINNLTFQPLNRIALAGLARVDELRLKKTFNRIVSMTAIFVTPIYFGIGAVAHPFIDLVFGDKWTSSAYLLSILAIMAPTQVMAYYLPNLLISRGLPGQAFKLNMINLVVNMALPIMAVPWGLYAVIVALVVANYVTVILKFNVVKKHLGIGISDAIKHTWMFSLAGFTMFASVLYLERMHVLPITNVFLELAALVGIGAIIYGLILLLFFRQKTFSVIGELKRNPMPKKVVKDNQVEA
- a CDS encoding polysaccharide pyruvyl transferase family protein produces the protein MFYNWAVKQKHKEEKKLIFWWQSKKDPRPNIGDYVAYDLVNRIIAMKGKQITDKKDHSNKLVSVGSVLHFANTGDTIWGTGLNKKMADKVNRFKKLDVRAVRGPLTRDYLMKRDIEVPQIYGDPAILLPYFYPKKLMEQPQKKDFIIINHMNDDMAKYAGHEEHLVTPMQYPGSFIESIVNSKLVISSSLHGVIIAEAYGVPAIFFDSGSGEAMFKYEDYYQGTGRRDIPKVTTIEEALSREIVSPPDFTPIAKKLYNAFPFDLWM
- a CDS encoding Stf0 family sulfotransferase; this encodes MELYEDQFADKYDYPHQTATSKILVIASTVRSGSHMLGHVLRETGAFGFPLEYVNAKNLEKWKKKFGVNDVASVLQELKARRTSTNGVFGIKIHYSHVQAAFGGFEKLKQLLPQAYFVLLSRDDVVAQAISLAIARQTGSWIAGQGDSDKTPEYRFEEIDNGLRRVIFENASWRYTFAATGSRYMELNFKDVKADPASAVLRIADFMDLQIDPQSVPMAPVTKKQSKAINQQWSERFHKEFNGNDELMRYNGESVIHRLARRFS
- a CDS encoding sulfotransferase family 2 domain-containing protein, with protein sequence MQEILKQQSEKYLARYPKIFFCHVPKCAGVSLSNAIYSSIYPSFLKATKFTGSIDLKSSRVCSELLNVDMMTARETHLIFHLNDPKMIFTHGHCIARPSVVGNFAKDWHFLTILRNPVDRFISEFVYNKFKKSEWLKHDDDIETYVDSEKGLTAGLTYAKYFSGYTNPHEIIANRDTVIEEAVANIRRFSVFGTLDNMDKWQARFNQTFNTTIKIANKNASPNQTASSDITGNAAIMDKIHTLCDIDNAIYSRVTALVEAE